The Desulfovibrio desulfuricans DSM 642 DNA segment CATAAGAAAGGCCGAAGAACTGGTGGCTGCCAACCCCGGCGCATATTTTATGCCCCAGCAGTTCAAGAACCCGGCCAATCCGGCCATACACGAATCCACCACCGGCCCGGAAATCTGGAATGACACAGATGGGCAGGTGGACGCCATTGTGGCGGGCGTGGGCACAGGCGGCACCATTACGGGTATTTCGCGCTATCTCAAACACACGCGGGGCAAGAACATTGTTTCCGTGGCTGTGGAGCCTGAGGCGAGTCCTGTGATCAGTCAGCATCTGGCGGGCAAGCCCCTGCAACCTGGGCCGCACAAGATTCAGGGCATTGGTGCTGGCTTTATTCCTGAAACGCTGGATGTCAGCCTGCTGGATCGGGTCGAGACTGTGGGCAACGATGAGGCCATTGAATTTGCCCGCAGGTTGGCGCGCGAGGAGGGCATTCTTGTCGGTATTTCTTCCGGCGCGGCGGCAGCTGCGGCGGCGCGGCTGGCGGAGATGCCTGAATTTGAGGGCAAGACCATAGTGGTCATTCTGCCTGATGCGGGCGAACGGTATCTGTCGTCTGCCCTTTACGAGGGCATTGGCGAGTAGAAGAGGGAAGAAAGGCAGGAAGGCGGAAAAGGGCTTGGTGGCAGGGGGCGAGCCTGTCGAGCGCATTTACGCCAACCCGACTTTTTTGGCCTGACAAGGAAAAATGCGTATTTTGCAAATTCACTCAACACCAGCCGTCGCCTCCGCATTCGCTCCGGCGAGTATAAGGAGGGCGACGCCACGACCAGCTTTTGATTGAGTGCCGGGTGAAAGGCGCGAAAGACCAGGAGAGAAAAGGCAAAACAGGCGAGGGGTGGGGTGAGCCTGTCAGGCTGATTTACGCAAACCCGACTTTTACGCCCTGAATGCGTCAGCGCCGGGATTTTGATGCTCACGTACTTGAGTACGCTGCGCTCAAAATCCCGGCGCTTCCTTTTCAGACCGCAAAACGCGTATTTTGCAAATTCGCCCAACACCAGCCATCGCCTCCGCGCTGCTCCGGCGAGTTTAAGGAAGGTGACTCCACGACCAGCTTCTTATGGCGGCTGAAATTTTTGACGCACAAGTGACCTGCTTCTGTGCCCGAATGCGCTTGGTTATTGCTTATGCGTCATGGGATGCATCATGGGAATCGAATTTTTACGCTGCAGTTCCCGATAATTCTGGCGGCAAGATGCATCAGGGTAAGCGCGAGGTCACAAAGCACGCCCACTAATCGCAAATATTACAGAGGTATTGGGCTGAAGCGGACTTACATTCAAAGCGAAAGCATCCTCTGGCATTTACGCGTCGCGGAGGGAGATCACCTGAGCGAGCGAGGCGAGAGAAGGAAGCTCCCGCAGCAGGAGACGCGTTGCCCTCGTTATCTGACGGAAATTGAAAACGTTTCTTAGGGGGTGCTCCGGGGGGAGTGCAGAGGGGGCCAAGGAGGGGCGCAGCCCCTAACAGGCCCCCTTTGCCCCACGCCGGGGAGGCGAAATCGCGCGCCGCGCAGGCGTCCCAAACTTCGCCGGACGGCGGAATAACAAGCCCGAAGAGCAGAAAAAAATAACCGGATATCGCAAAAGAAACAACAAAGCGGCCACATCCAGCAAGGATGCAGCCGCTCCGTTAAAAGAATATCAATTCGCTACAACTCATCAAGCGCACACAGCGCAGGCGTCAACTCACCCAAGCTATTGATAAGCGCCATGTTCTCGCTGTAGTCCACAGGGCAGGCCACCAGCGACACGCCGGGTTCGTCCAGAGCCTTTTGCAGGGTGGGCAAAAGTTCGGCGGCGCTTTCAATGCGGTAACCCTTGGCGCCAAAGCTTTCGGCATAGGTCACAAAGTCGGGATTGCCAAAATCCACGCAGTCGTGCGAGCCGGATTCCATGTCCATCTTCCACTTGATGAGCCCGTAGCTGTCATCCACCCAGATCAGTATCTTGAGCGGAATATTCTCGCGCACGGCGGTTTCCATCTCCTGCGAATTCATCAAAAAGCTGCCATCGCCCATCACGGCCAGCACCTTGCGCTCGGGGCAGGCCAGATGCGCGCCGATGGCTCCCGGCAGGGAAAAGGCCATTGTGGAAAGGCCGTTGGAAACAATGCAGGTCAAGGGCGCATAGGTGGGGTAGAGGCGCGCCATCCACATCTTGATGGCCCCTGTGTCGGCCAGCACGATATCTTCATCGCCCATTGCAGCGCGAATATCGCTCACGATGCGCTGCGGCTTGAGGGGAAAGTCGTCGCTCTCACGCCCCTTGGCAAGTTCGGCCTCCACCAGTTCGCGGATTCTCGCCCCGCGCCCGGCGGAAAGCAGAGGTTCCGCCCCAAGCTCCTTGGCCAGAGAGGCCAGGGCAAGACCCACATCGGCCATGATGCTGACCTCGGGGTTATAGTGGGCGTCCACATCGGGCATGAATGTGTTGATATGGATGATGCGCTTGTTTGAATGGGGATTGATGCGCATGGGCGTGAATTCCTGCAATTCGTAGCCGATGGAAAGGATCAGGTCCGCCTGATCGAATGCGCAGTTTTCGTAGTCGTGCCGCATAAAGCCGATGACACCCAGAGACTGGGGGCTGCGGTCGCTGATAACGCCCTTGCCCATAAACGTCGTTGCCACGGGGATTTTGTAGCGCTCGGCAAAGGCGGCCAGCACGGCGGCATTGCCAGTGCGGGCAACGCCGTGCCCGGCCATGATAACGGGCTTGCGCGCACAGCGCAGCAGGGCGGCGGCTTCCGCCACCGCAGCGGGAGAGGGTATGGCCTTGGCGCAGGGAGCCGCCTTGAGGGGCACGGCCTCGGGCATGGGGGCCGCTTCCACGTCTTCGGGAATGGCAAGGTAGGTCGCGCCGGGGCGCTCCTCCTGCGCTACCTGAAAGGCATTGCGCACCATTTCGGGCACTGCCTGGGGCGTCAGCACCGTGTCTGCCCACTTGGTAACGGGCCTGAACATGCCAACGAGGTCAACAATCTGGTGCGATTCCTTGTAGATGCGCTTCAGCCCCACCTGGGCGGAAATGGCCACCAGAGGGCTTGAATTGGTTTGCGCGTCAGCCGCGCCCAGCAGCAGGTTGATGGCCCCCGGCCCGAGAGTGGCGGTGCATACGCCCGCCTTGCCTGTCAGGCGGCCATAAATATCGGCCATCAGGGATGCGCCCTGCTCGTGCCGGGCAAGAATAAAGCGGATGTCGCCGGAGGCGGCCACAGCCCGCACAAATTTGATGTTTTCCTCACCGGGGATGCCGAAGACGTACTTAACTCCCTCGGTTCTGAGGCATGAAACAAGGAACTGGGCTACGTTCTGCTGATCCATGACTAACCTCGTTGGGGGCGTTTGCCCAAGGCCCATGCCTTGGCGATGACTGGCCGGAAAGGGCCTGGCGTGATCCTGCCGTGCGCAGATTTTGCGGTCGGGCTTATTTTTGCGCCACGGCGCGTTCAAGCACGTCGGCCCAGTGGTGCAGAATGAAGATGTGGGCCTCCTGAATGCGGGCCGTGACATCGTGGGGAACAATAACAGCCATGTCGGCCAGCGATTCCAGCTTGCCGCCATCCCGGCCCAGCAGGGCAATGCTGGCAATGCCCTGAGCGCGCGCCTCATTGACGGCGGCGATGATGTTGGCTGAATTGCCGGAGGTGGAAATGCCCACAAAAACATCGCCGGGGCGGGCAAGGGCCTCTACCTGACGGGAGAAAACATCGTTGAAGCCGTAGTCGTTGCCGATGGCCGTGAGGTTTGACGTGTCCGTGGTCAGGGCGATGCAGGCCAGCGCCTTGCGGTTGCACTGAAAGCGCCCCACAAGCTCTGCTGCAAAGTGCTGTGCGTCCGCCGCAGAGCCGCCGTTGCCGGCAATAAGCACCTTGCCGCCTGCCCCAAGTGCTGCGCTCAGCCGCTCTGCCGCCGCTTCCACGGCGGGGCGCATGGTCTGCAACACGCCAAAAAGCTTCAGATGGGCGGAGAGAGACATATCAAAAAGCGAATTCGTCATGATCTGGCCTTGCTGCACGGTTTGGTTTCCCCGTAAGGGCATCGGTTTTGAAAACGTCTTGCAAGCCTAGCAAGGCCGGGAACAAAAGAAAAGCATCCGCCGCCCGCGCTTGCGGCACTGGCGCGCATGTCGTACATGCAGGGGAGGAGGCATTATGAGCACATTCAAAGAGCAGTGGGCGCAACTGCTGGCCCCCAACCGCAAAACCGGCACGGGCATGAAGCTCGACACGCTGGACGCGGTGCGTAATCCTTTTCTGGTAGATTACGACCGGATCATCTTTTCCAGCTCATTCCGCAGGCTGGCAAGAAAAACCCAGGTGCACCCGCTGGTGCGCAACGACCATATTCACAACCGCCTTACCCACTCGCTTGAGGTGAGCTGCGTTGGGCGATCCCTTGGACTTGGCGTGGGCGATGCCCTGCGGCGGCGCGGCGACCTGCCCGAAGGCTGCACTCCGGACCATCTGGGCCAGATCATTCAGGCCGCCTGCCTGGCGCACGACATAGGCAATCCTCCCTTTGGCCATGCGGGCGAGGAGGCCATCCGCGACTGGTTCAAGGATTCCGTCAATAAAGAGCAGTATTTCAAAAATCTGCTGCCCGCAGAGTGGGCCGACTTTACGGCTTTTGACGGCAACGCCCAGGGCTTCCGCGTTATCAACGCGCTTGAAAACAACAAGGACAGGGGCGGCTTTCGTCTGACATTTCCGGTTGTTGCTGCTCTGGTGAAGTACCCGCGTTCCGCCTACGATGCGCTGGGCGTGGGCAAGAGCAAGTTCAATTTCTATACGGCGGAGCGCGATCTTTTTGGCGAGATATTCGGAGCGCTGGGGCTTGCGGAAGGCGCGGGCTGGCGCAGGCATCCGCTTTCGTACCTTTTGGAAGCGGCGGACGACATCTGCTACCGCATTATCGATATGGAAGACGCGCGCGAGCTGCGTATCATCACCTATGCCGACTTTAAGGCGGCCATGGCGCCTTTGCTGGATGTGAATTGTCTGGACGATCCGCGCCTTGATTCCATGGATTCCGACCGCAGACGCACCAGCATGCTGCGCACCACGGCCATGGGCCGCATGATTCCGTCCATCACGCAGACGTTTATGGACAATTATGAAGTCATCATGGAGGGGCGGCTTGATGGCTGCCTGCTGAACCACGCCCGCGAGGATGTGGCCGGGTTCATGCGTGAGGCGGGGCGGGTCTTCAACAGCAAGATAATGAACAATCCGCAGAAGACGGCTCTGGAAATCGGCACCTACACGCTCTACCGGCGGCTGCTTGACGTGTTTATTCCGGCCTGCTTCAACTTCACCAAGGGTAATGCCATGAGCTATCAGGAAACACGCGCCCTCACGCTCATGGGGGCCAATGCCCCGAGCAGGGAAGACAGTTTGTATATGGCCTATCTGCGGGTGCTGGATTTTGTGTCCGGTATGACGGACGACTACGCCGCGTTTATTTCACAGCAGTTTTCCGGCACTGCCGGACGGTAGGCGTCTACAGGCGGGAACAACTG contains these protein-coding regions:
- the cysK gene encoding cysteine synthase A; translated protein: MSRIYQNNPLSIGNTPLVRLNRVVGPKAIVLAKIEGRNPSYSVKCRIGAAMIADAESRGLLRPGVGIVEPTSGNTGIALAYVAAAKGYELTLTMPETMSLERRRVVAMLGAKLVLTPGAEGMPGAIRKAEELVAANPGAYFMPQQFKNPANPAIHESTTGPEIWNDTDGQVDAIVAGVGTGGTITGISRYLKHTRGKNIVSVAVEPEASPVISQHLAGKPLQPGPHKIQGIGAGFIPETLDVSLLDRVETVGNDEAIEFARRLAREEGILVGISSGAAAAAAARLAEMPEFEGKTIVVILPDAGERYLSSALYEGIGE
- a CDS encoding acetolactate synthase large subunit — encoded protein: MDQQNVAQFLVSCLRTEGVKYVFGIPGEENIKFVRAVAASGDIRFILARHEQGASLMADIYGRLTGKAGVCTATLGPGAINLLLGAADAQTNSSPLVAISAQVGLKRIYKESHQIVDLVGMFRPVTKWADTVLTPQAVPEMVRNAFQVAQEERPGATYLAIPEDVEAAPMPEAVPLKAAPCAKAIPSPAAVAEAAALLRCARKPVIMAGHGVARTGNAAVLAAFAERYKIPVATTFMGKGVISDRSPQSLGVIGFMRHDYENCAFDQADLILSIGYELQEFTPMRINPHSNKRIIHINTFMPDVDAHYNPEVSIMADVGLALASLAKELGAEPLLSAGRGARIRELVEAELAKGRESDDFPLKPQRIVSDIRAAMGDEDIVLADTGAIKMWMARLYPTYAPLTCIVSNGLSTMAFSLPGAIGAHLACPERKVLAVMGDGSFLMNSQEMETAVRENIPLKILIWVDDSYGLIKWKMDMESGSHDCVDFGNPDFVTYAESFGAKGYRIESAAELLPTLQKALDEPGVSLVACPVDYSENMALINSLGELTPALCALDEL
- the gmhA gene encoding D-sedoheptulose 7-phosphate isomerase, producing the protein MTNSLFDMSLSAHLKLFGVLQTMRPAVEAAAERLSAALGAGGKVLIAGNGGSAADAQHFAAELVGRFQCNRKALACIALTTDTSNLTAIGNDYGFNDVFSRQVEALARPGDVFVGISTSGNSANIIAAVNEARAQGIASIALLGRDGGKLESLADMAVIVPHDVTARIQEAHIFILHHWADVLERAVAQK
- a CDS encoding deoxyguanosinetriphosphate triphosphohydrolase; this encodes MSTFKEQWAQLLAPNRKTGTGMKLDTLDAVRNPFLVDYDRIIFSSSFRRLARKTQVHPLVRNDHIHNRLTHSLEVSCVGRSLGLGVGDALRRRGDLPEGCTPDHLGQIIQAACLAHDIGNPPFGHAGEEAIRDWFKDSVNKEQYFKNLLPAEWADFTAFDGNAQGFRVINALENNKDRGGFRLTFPVVAALVKYPRSAYDALGVGKSKFNFYTAERDLFGEIFGALGLAEGAGWRRHPLSYLLEAADDICYRIIDMEDARELRIITYADFKAAMAPLLDVNCLDDPRLDSMDSDRRRTSMLRTTAMGRMIPSITQTFMDNYEVIMEGRLDGCLLNHAREDVAGFMREAGRVFNSKIMNNPQKTALEIGTYTLYRRLLDVFIPACFNFTKGNAMSYQETRALTLMGANAPSREDSLYMAYLRVLDFVSGMTDDYAAFISQQFSGTAGR